A DNA window from Ralstonia solanacearum K60 contains the following coding sequences:
- a CDS encoding PoNi-like cognate immunity protein has protein sequence MIRSERGDQAYWDEWVEYAEERFQAVHDSLKTVAGDTSYEPQYLFNLAKGYWHQMLRRYSRGDAVSQIARYFPPLLDAWEEAERLGKSVWTETQQYSRHAWALNLDHYIVCFWLVGLALALNIPDDQWNRLLQLIGNEGEDALLDRVIASRQAGREIGTRLCHPQPYRRLLEAVNAPREKQGELLFTFVDNWYVELDRPAKKELSEKTAMYERPYWHRYGDQNFEGGAYFGRWCVEAVAAVKAFGIDDSLCQGHPNYPGDLLRPDGPGAHPLHSAQEGAGSGEVGEAEAAVKRSGWLGRLLGK, from the coding sequence TTGATTCGTTCGGAACGTGGGGACCAGGCATATTGGGACGAATGGGTTGAGTACGCAGAGGAGCGCTTCCAAGCGGTCCACGATTCCCTGAAGACTGTTGCGGGGGATACAAGCTACGAACCCCAGTATCTCTTCAATCTTGCGAAGGGATATTGGCACCAGATGTTGCGACGCTACTCGCGAGGTGACGCTGTTTCGCAGATCGCTCGGTATTTCCCCCCGTTGCTAGACGCATGGGAAGAGGCCGAGCGACTCGGGAAGTCGGTTTGGACGGAGACGCAGCAATACAGCCGTCACGCTTGGGCCCTGAATCTGGACCATTACATCGTGTGTTTCTGGCTGGTGGGTCTTGCTTTGGCACTGAATATTCCGGATGACCAGTGGAATCGTCTTCTCCAATTGATCGGCAACGAGGGAGAGGATGCGCTACTGGACCGCGTCATTGCTTCGCGGCAGGCGGGGCGCGAGATCGGCACGAGGCTGTGTCACCCCCAACCGTATCGGCGGCTATTGGAAGCAGTAAATGCACCGAGAGAGAAACAGGGTGAACTGCTTTTCACGTTCGTCGATAACTGGTATGTCGAGTTGGACAGACCCGCCAAAAAGGAGCTGTCCGAGAAGACGGCGATGTATGAGCGTCCTTACTGGCACCGATACGGCGATCAGAATTTCGAGGGTGGCGCTTATTTTGGGCGGTGGTGTGTGGAGGCTGTCGCAGCAGTAAAGGCATTTGGTATTGACGACAGTCTTTGCCAGGGGCATCCGAATTACCCGGGGGATCTGCTGCGTCCCGATGGCCCGGGCGCGCATCCTTTGCATTCCGCGCAGGAGGGAGCGGGTAGCGGGGAGGTTGGCGAGGCTGAGGCTGCTGTGAAGCGGTCCGGCTGGCTAGGCCGATTGTTAGGGAAGTAA
- a CDS encoding IS3 family transposase (programmed frameshift), with the protein MNKTNKFSPEVRERAVRMVQEHRGEYPSLWATVESIAPKIGCVPQTLLDWVKREEVDSGQRDGLTSSEREEFKRLQREVKELRRANEILKTASAFFCAGGARPPTQVVKAYIDRYRDAYGVEPICKVLQIAPSCYRRHAARLRNPALRSQRAQRDDALIPDIERVWHANWQVYGADKVWKQMNREGIRVARCTVERLMKRQGLQGVRRGKVVRTTTPDTSAPCPLDRVQRVFKAERPNQLWVSDFTYVSTWQGWLYVAFVIDVFARRIVGWRVSRTMRTDFVLDALEQALYDRQPASSDALVHHSDRGSQYLSIRYTERLAEAGIEPSVGSRGDSYDNALAETINGLYKAELIHRRGPWKSRESVELATLQWVHWFNHIRLLEPIGYIPPAEAEANYWRQLASEAAVAVST; encoded by the exons ATGAACAAGACAAACAAGTTCTCACCCGAGGTGCGCGAGCGCGCCGTGCGCATGGTGCAGGAGCACCGAGGCGAGTATCCGTCGCTCTGGGCGACCGTTGAATCCATCGCACCCAAGATTGGCTGCGTACCGCAGACGCTGCTGGACTGGGTCAAGCGCGAAGAAGTCGACAGCGGGCAACGCGACGGCCTGACCAGCAGCGAGCGCGAGGAGTTCAAGCGGTTGCAACGCGAGGTCAAGGAATTGCGCCGCGCCAACGAGATTCTCAAGACGGCCAGCGCGT TTTTTTGCGCAGGCGGAGCTCGACCGCCGACTCAAGTCGTGAAGGCATACATCGACCGCTATCGCGATGCGTACGGGGTCGAGCCCATCTGCAAGGTCTTGCAGATTGCCCCGTCTTGCTACCGGCGCCACGCGGCGCGGCTTCGCAACCCGGCACTGCGCAGCCAACGTGCCCAACGCGACGACGCGCTCATCCCAGACATCGAGCGTGTCTGGCATGCCAACTGGCAGGTCTATGGCGCCGACAAGGTCTGGAAGCAGATGAATCGTGAAGGCATCCGTGTTGCGCGTTGCACAGTCGAGCGCTTGATGAAGCGTCAGGGGTTGCAAGGCGTGCGTCGCGGCAAGGTGGTGCGTACCACGACGCCGGACACTTCGGCGCCATGCCCATTGGACCGGGTCCAGCGAGTGTTCAAAGCCGAGCGGCCCAACCAACTGTGGGTGTCGGACTTCACCTATGTCTCGACCTGGCAGGGCTGGCTGTACGTAGCGTTCGTCATCGACGTGTTCGCACGGCGTATCGTGGGCTGGCGCGTGAGCCGCACCATGCGTACGGACTTCGTGCTGGACGCCCTGGAACAGGCGTTGTATGACCGCCAACCGGCTAGCTCCGATGCCTTGGTGCACCACTCCGACCGTGGCTCGCAGTATCTGTCCATTCGCTATACCGAGCGACTGGCCGAGGCCGGCATCGAACCCTCGGTCGGCAGCCGTGGCGACAGCTATGACAACGCACTGGCCGAAACCATCAACGGGCTGTACAAGGCCGAGTTGATTCACCGTCGGGGGCCCTGGAAGTCCAGGGAATCCGTCGAGCTGGCCACCCTGCAATGGGTGCACTGGTTCAACCACATCCGACTGCTTGAGCCCATCGGGTACATCCCGCCGGCTGAAGCTGAGGCAAACTACTGGCGGCAACTCGCCAGCGAGGCCGCTGTAGCGGTCTCAACTTAA
- a CDS encoding DUF637 domain-containing protein: MASVNRGVSSERDSGNALKPIFNEQEIQAGFEIVGALQREAGTFLSNRAKDVDQKNAQAKDADAKAADPSNGLTDEQRLALRDQASALRTEAQAINDKWGAGGTYRQITTALMAGVGGNVTGSTAQFAQNMVVNYVQQQGASYIGKLVADGTLVEGSPAHAALHAIVACAGAAASSQSCGSGALGAAASSLLTGLFSETSPDETATQREGKRNLITSLVTGIATMSGADATTATNGAIAAVDNNWLATQQIVQMKKELSSAKSTLEQLKVASKWAYISTKQDVLTTTGIGKGLAESGWNDVKGVAEFLSHPIEGLNGLKQLISSPDARQQLGDALFQELDAKIDRMSRAINEGGDANAEQLGKDLGGLLWQVGSVVTGVGGVAKGATKLASVGIRLGTDMMETLSGVNRPGFRGGRLV; the protein is encoded by the coding sequence GTGGCCAGCGTCAACCGTGGGGTATCGAGCGAGCGGGATAGCGGCAATGCGTTGAAGCCGATCTTTAATGAGCAGGAGATTCAGGCCGGGTTCGAGATTGTTGGTGCGCTGCAGCGGGAGGCTGGAACGTTCTTGAGCAATCGCGCGAAGGACGTCGACCAGAAGAATGCTCAGGCCAAGGATGCGGACGCAAAGGCAGCCGACCCCAGCAACGGTCTGACTGACGAGCAGCGCCTTGCGTTGCGCGACCAGGCCTCGGCACTGCGGACGGAAGCACAAGCGATCAACGACAAGTGGGGGGCTGGCGGTACCTATCGCCAGATCACCACAGCACTGATGGCGGGTGTTGGGGGCAACGTAACGGGCAGCACCGCACAGTTTGCCCAGAACATGGTGGTCAACTATGTGCAGCAGCAGGGCGCGAGCTATATCGGCAAGCTGGTCGCGGACGGCACGCTGGTCGAAGGCAGCCCAGCCCACGCCGCGTTGCATGCGATCGTCGCCTGCGCGGGGGCGGCGGCGAGCAGCCAGAGTTGCGGCTCGGGTGCGCTGGGTGCGGCGGCGAGCAGCCTGCTGACCGGCCTGTTCAGCGAAACCAGCCCGGACGAGACCGCCACGCAGCGTGAGGGCAAGCGCAACCTCATCACCAGTCTGGTGACCGGCATCGCCACCATGAGCGGCGCGGACGCCACCACGGCGACCAACGGCGCCATCGCTGCCGTCGACAACAACTGGCTGGCGACGCAGCAGATCGTGCAGATGAAGAAGGAGCTGTCCAGCGCGAAGTCGACGCTGGAGCAGTTGAAGGTCGCCAGCAAGTGGGCTTACATCTCGACCAAGCAGGACGTGCTGACCACCACCGGCATCGGCAAGGGGTTGGCGGAGTCGGGCTGGAATGACGTCAAGGGCGTTGCGGAATTCTTGTCGCACCCGATTGAGGGGCTGAATGGGTTGAAGCAACTGATCAGCAGCCCGGACGCACGGCAGCAACTGGGTGATGCACTATTCCAGGAACTGGATGCGAAGATCGACCGCATGAGCCGCGCCATCAACGAGGGTGGCGATGCGAATGCGGAGCAGCTTGGCAAGGACTTGGGTGGACTGCTGTGGCAGGTGGGTAGTGTTGTGACCGGCGTGGGAGGCGTTGCGAAAGGTGCGACCAAGCTTGCCTCGGTGGGTATCCGTCTTGGCACCGACATGATGGAAACGCTGTCTGGAGTGAATCGCCCCGGCTTTCGAGGAGGCCGGTTGGTTTAA
- a CDS encoding DUF4291 domain-containing protein has translation MYDNLTIRVYQAYSDTIADSALMGGTFVSPPFKMERMTWIKPSFLWMMYRSGWGLKEVGQSRILAIDISREGFEWALDHSCPSHPDEHMSKEEWQRVKESSPVRIQWDPERDLQLQPQAHRAIQIGLSKRAVDLYVTEWIQCITDVTPLAHSIHRLVNANRIEDARQMLPPEKIYLPKKYQP, from the coding sequence GTGTACGACAACCTAACCATCCGGGTTTATCAAGCTTATTCAGATACCATTGCCGATTCTGCCCTCATGGGCGGAACATTCGTTTCGCCTCCGTTCAAGATGGAGCGAATGACATGGATCAAGCCGTCATTTCTGTGGATGATGTACCGATCTGGGTGGGGGCTGAAGGAGGTTGGGCAAAGTCGTATCCTAGCGATAGACATCTCGCGCGAAGGTTTCGAATGGGCATTAGACCATAGCTGCCCTAGCCATCCAGATGAACACATGAGCAAAGAAGAGTGGCAACGTGTGAAGGAAAGCTCACCGGTGCGCATCCAATGGGATCCTGAAAGGGACTTACAATTACAGCCGCAAGCGCACAGAGCCATTCAGATCGGTTTGAGCAAGAGAGCCGTCGATCTCTACGTGACCGAGTGGATACAATGCATAACGGACGTGACACCGCTGGCACACAGTATTCACAGACTAGTTAACGCCAACCGAATTGAGGATGCGCGGCAAATGCTCCCTCCGGAAAAAATCTACTTACCGAAAAAGTACCAACCATAG